From Solwaraspora sp. WMMD1047, the proteins below share one genomic window:
- a CDS encoding PDZ domain-containing protein — protein MRRRGVTVLLGALITALLSVGVLAAPIPYVVLGPGPTVNTLGEEDGTEVIQISGRETSTSAGQLRLTTVGVQPDVKLLSAIAGWFSDDQAVVPYELIYPPGQSEEQVDERNAEDFAASQTSAETAALRKLGYPVQVVVKAVRPDGPAAGVLQVGDVITSVDGAPLPTAGKLTELIRAEPAGTALTIGYTRAGAAATAEITSRESDGVPRIGVEIEQQQPKPFELKIDLNDIGGPSAGLMFALGIIDKIEPDDLTGGKIIAGTGTIDEEGRVGPIGGIPQKLVGAKAADAVAFLVPADNCAEAVRNAQPDLPLVRVGTLDEALTALETLRAGGDPVRC, from the coding sequence ATGAGACGTCGCGGTGTCACGGTTCTGCTCGGCGCGCTGATCACCGCACTGCTCAGCGTCGGTGTCCTTGCCGCCCCGATTCCGTACGTGGTGCTGGGCCCGGGACCGACCGTCAACACGTTGGGCGAGGAGGACGGGACCGAGGTGATCCAGATCTCCGGCCGGGAGACCTCGACCTCGGCCGGGCAGCTCCGCCTGACCACCGTCGGGGTGCAGCCCGACGTGAAGCTGCTCTCCGCCATCGCCGGCTGGTTCTCCGACGACCAGGCCGTGGTGCCGTACGAGCTGATCTACCCGCCGGGGCAGTCCGAGGAGCAGGTCGACGAGCGCAACGCCGAGGACTTCGCCGCCTCGCAGACCAGCGCGGAGACGGCCGCGCTGCGCAAGCTCGGCTACCCGGTGCAGGTGGTGGTGAAGGCGGTCCGACCGGACGGGCCGGCGGCCGGGGTGCTGCAGGTCGGCGACGTGATCACCTCGGTCGACGGGGCACCGCTGCCGACCGCCGGCAAGCTGACCGAGCTGATCCGGGCCGAGCCGGCCGGGACGGCGCTGACCATCGGCTACACCCGGGCGGGCGCCGCCGCCACCGCCGAGATCACCAGCCGCGAATCCGACGGGGTGCCGAGGATCGGGGTGGAGATCGAGCAGCAGCAGCCAAAACCCTTCGAGTTGAAGATCGACCTGAACGACATCGGCGGGCCGAGTGCCGGTCTGATGTTCGCGCTCGGCATCATCGACAAGATCGAACCCGACGACCTGACCGGCGGGAAGATCATCGCCGGCACCGGCACCATCGACGAGGAGGGGCGGGTCGGCCCGATCGGCGGCATTCCGCAGAAGCTCGTCGGAGCCAAGGCCGCCGACGCGGTCGCGTTTCTGGTCCCGGCGGACAACTGCGCCGAGGCGGTGCGCAACGCCCAGCCCGACCTGCCGCTGGTCCGGGTCGGCACCCTCGACGAGGCGCTGACCGCCCTGGAAACGCTCCGCGCCGGCGGTGACCCGGTCCGCTGCTGA
- a CDS encoding UPF0182 family protein: MVMRSGPLPRMSRRGRVTVGVLLGVFLLFTLLGWGVQAWTDWLWFGEVDYTQVFTGVLTTRLLLFVAGAVAMAAVIGGNLWLAYRLRPMLRPHSPEQATLDRYRMLLAPRIGAWIAAVAIVVGFFAGLSAQGRWSQWLLFRNAQDFGVDDPEFGIDIGFYVFQFPFWRYLLGLGFTAVVLAVIGALAVHYIFGGVRLQGVGDRMTTAARAHLTSLVAVFVLLKAVAYVLDRRAMLLEFNDGVNLYGAGYTGINALLPAKEILAYISIVVALAIIIFSNAVMRNLVWPGISLALLGISAVAIGGIYPWAVQTFEVRPSVLSKEAPYIERSINATRAAFGLADSKTTPYPASNLRPPESLATDEAVVPNIRLLDPQLVSETYTQLQQVRGFYDFGPKLDIDRYTVGAETQDYVVGMREINYGELTTQQSNWINRHTVFTHGYGMVSAPANQVVCGGQPFFVSGFLGDQAAQEACSSSTEEIPAEQPRIYFGEQMDGSDYVIVGQSDPERNVEFDRPTAAGGEQYYTYTGSGGVEVGSFPRRLVYAIKEQEPNFLLSDALNDASKLLYVRNPRDRVEKIAPFLTLDGDPYPAIVDGRIQWIVDGYTTAATYPYAEQVNLQEQTADELTGLGTFQLARENVNYIRNSVKATVDAYDGTVKLYEFDETDPVLKAWNKAFGGDLVVPKAETPASLVAHFRYPADLFKVQRNLLSRFHVTDPSEFFSGQDFWEVPNVPDAPDSGTKQPPYYLYTQLPEQSEPRFQLTSAVTPAGRQNLAALISGSYVDGRPQLQVLELPDETAVAGPVQVHQRMTNTNATIRQQLNLLSSNQAQVQYGNLLSLPFEDGMLYVEPVYVKSNQTNAYPLLQRVLLSYGDGGEYVVLANTIEEGIAELVRQGQEGGTGTPAPPPDPGGEEPPPSATPEPSPTVTAPPAVPGDLAAAAEKVRLAIEEVKAAQASGDFERYGRALQALDVAMDEFQAAQRAAPGAAPPPQTPAPTPGG; the protein is encoded by the coding sequence GTGGTCATGAGAAGCGGTCCCCTGCCGAGGATGAGTCGGCGCGGGCGCGTCACGGTCGGCGTACTCCTCGGGGTCTTCCTGCTCTTCACACTGCTGGGCTGGGGCGTCCAGGCGTGGACGGACTGGCTCTGGTTCGGTGAGGTCGACTACACCCAGGTCTTCACCGGCGTGCTGACGACCAGACTGCTGCTCTTCGTCGCCGGGGCGGTCGCGATGGCCGCGGTGATCGGCGGCAACCTGTGGCTGGCCTACCGGCTGCGGCCGATGCTGCGGCCGCACTCGCCGGAGCAGGCGACGCTGGACCGCTACAGGATGCTGCTGGCGCCGCGGATCGGTGCCTGGATCGCCGCCGTGGCGATCGTCGTCGGGTTCTTCGCCGGGCTCTCCGCGCAGGGCCGGTGGAGCCAGTGGCTGCTGTTCCGCAACGCCCAGGACTTCGGAGTGGACGACCCGGAGTTCGGCATCGACATCGGCTTCTACGTCTTCCAGTTCCCGTTCTGGCGCTACCTGCTCGGGCTCGGCTTCACCGCCGTCGTGCTCGCCGTGATCGGCGCGCTGGCCGTGCACTACATCTTCGGCGGGGTGCGGCTGCAGGGCGTCGGCGACCGGATGACCACCGCCGCGCGGGCACACCTGACCAGCCTGGTGGCCGTCTTCGTGCTCCTCAAGGCGGTTGCGTACGTGCTGGACCGGCGGGCCATGCTGCTGGAGTTCAACGACGGGGTCAATCTCTACGGCGCCGGGTACACCGGCATCAACGCGCTGCTGCCGGCGAAGGAGATCCTGGCCTACATCTCGATCGTGGTGGCGCTGGCGATCATCATCTTCTCCAACGCGGTGATGCGGAACCTGGTCTGGCCGGGCATCTCGCTGGCCCTGTTGGGGATCTCCGCGGTGGCCATCGGTGGCATCTACCCGTGGGCCGTGCAGACCTTCGAGGTACGCCCCAGCGTGCTGAGCAAGGAAGCGCCGTACATCGAACGCAGCATCAATGCGACCCGGGCGGCGTTCGGGCTGGCCGACAGCAAGACGACGCCGTATCCGGCCAGCAACCTGCGACCGCCGGAGAGCCTCGCCACCGACGAGGCGGTGGTCCCGAACATCCGGCTGCTCGACCCGCAACTGGTCTCCGAGACCTACACCCAGCTCCAGCAGGTGCGTGGCTTCTACGACTTCGGTCCCAAGCTGGACATCGACCGGTACACCGTCGGGGCCGAGACCCAGGACTACGTGGTCGGCATGCGGGAGATCAACTACGGCGAGCTCACCACCCAGCAGAGCAACTGGATCAACCGCCACACCGTCTTCACCCACGGGTACGGGATGGTCAGCGCCCCCGCGAACCAGGTGGTCTGCGGCGGCCAGCCGTTCTTCGTCTCGGGCTTCCTCGGCGACCAGGCCGCCCAGGAGGCGTGCTCGTCGTCGACCGAGGAGATCCCGGCCGAGCAGCCGCGGATCTACTTCGGCGAGCAGATGGACGGCAGCGACTACGTGATCGTGGGGCAGTCCGACCCGGAGCGCAACGTCGAGTTCGACCGGCCGACCGCGGCCGGCGGCGAGCAGTACTACACCTACACCGGCTCGGGTGGTGTCGAGGTCGGCTCGTTCCCGCGCCGGCTGGTCTACGCCATCAAGGAGCAGGAGCCGAACTTCCTGCTCTCCGACGCGCTGAACGACGCCTCCAAGCTGCTCTACGTGCGTAACCCCCGGGACCGGGTGGAGAAGATCGCCCCGTTCCTGACCCTGGACGGCGACCCGTACCCGGCGATCGTCGACGGCCGGATCCAGTGGATCGTGGACGGCTACACCACCGCCGCGACCTACCCCTACGCCGAGCAGGTCAACCTGCAGGAGCAGACCGCCGACGAGCTGACCGGGCTGGGCACCTTCCAGCTCGCCCGGGAGAACGTGAACTACATCCGCAACTCGGTGAAGGCCACCGTCGACGCGTACGACGGCACTGTGAAGCTCTACGAGTTCGACGAGACCGACCCGGTGCTCAAGGCGTGGAACAAGGCGTTCGGCGGCGACCTGGTGGTGCCGAAGGCCGAGACCCCGGCCAGCCTGGTGGCGCACTTCCGCTACCCGGCCGACCTGTTCAAGGTGCAGCGCAACCTGCTGTCCCGGTTCCACGTCACCGATCCGTCGGAGTTCTTCTCCGGGCAGGACTTCTGGGAGGTGCCGAACGTTCCGGACGCGCCGGACAGCGGCACCAAGCAGCCGCCGTACTACCTCTACACCCAGCTCCCCGAGCAGTCCGAGCCGCGCTTCCAGCTCACCTCGGCGGTGACCCCGGCCGGTCGGCAGAACCTCGCCGCCCTGATCAGCGGGTCGTATGTGGACGGACGTCCACAGTTGCAGGTGCTGGAGCTGCCGGACGAGACCGCGGTGGCCGGTCCGGTGCAGGTCCACCAACGGATGACGAACACCAACGCGACGATCCGGCAGCAGCTGAACCTGCTCTCCTCGAACCAGGCCCAGGTGCAGTACGGCAACCTGCTGTCGCTGCCGTTCGAAGACGGCATGCTCTACGTCGAGCCGGTGTACGTGAAGAGCAACCAGACAAACGCCTATCCGCTGCTGCAGCGGGTGCTGCTCTCCTACGGCGACGGCGGCGAGTACGTGGTGCTCGCCAACACCATCGAGGAGGGCATCGCCGAACTGGTCAGGCAGGGCCAGGAGGGTGGTACCGGCACCCCGGCACCACCGCCGGATCCCGGTGGCGAGGAGCCACCGCCGTCGGCCACCCCGGAGCCGTCGCCAACCGTGACGGCGCCGCCGGCCGTCCCCGGCGACCTCGCCGCCGCGGCGGAGAAGGTGCGGCTGGCGATCGAGGAGGTCAAGGCGGCCCAGGCCTCCGGCGACTTCGAGCGGTACGGCCGGGCGCTGCAGGCGCTGGACGTGGCGATGGACGAGTTCCAGGCCGCCCAGCGGGCGGCTCCCGGGGCGGCGCCACCGCCGCAGACCCCGGCACCCACGCCGGGCGGCTAG
- a CDS encoding zinc-dependent metalloprotease, whose amino-acid sequence MQQFMVQLQQLLAGPTSGPVNWDLARQVAASQLASAGDPAVSPFERNAVEEALRLADLWLEPASALPSGIRSSVAWNRNEWIYRTLDVWRKLCDPVAGRMVNAMGDLVPPEARAQLGPMQSMVTTLGGALFGGQLGQALGSLAAEVLSAGDIGLPLGPAGTAALVPANIRAYGEGLELPEDEVRLYVALREAAHQRLFEHVPWLRGHILTAVEMYASGITVNREAIEEAMGRIDPGNPESMQAIALEGIFTPDDTPAQKASLARLETALALVEGWVCHVVDSAAADRLPNVVRLGEAFRRRRAAGGPAEQTFAALVGLELRPRRLREAAALWAALTEHRGIAGRDALWGHPDLLPSDEDFADPQAYARSQFDAGELEGFDFDAPPADGPSADGPPADGSAGPDRD is encoded by the coding sequence ATGCAGCAGTTCATGGTGCAGCTGCAGCAGCTGCTGGCCGGTCCGACCAGCGGCCCGGTCAACTGGGACCTCGCCCGCCAGGTGGCGGCCAGTCAACTCGCCTCGGCCGGCGACCCCGCCGTCAGCCCGTTCGAGCGCAACGCGGTGGAGGAGGCGCTCCGGCTGGCCGACCTCTGGCTGGAGCCGGCCAGCGCGCTGCCCTCCGGGATCCGGTCCTCGGTCGCGTGGAACCGCAACGAGTGGATCTACCGGACCCTCGACGTGTGGCGCAAGCTCTGCGACCCGGTCGCCGGGCGGATGGTCAACGCGATGGGTGACCTGGTGCCGCCGGAGGCCCGGGCCCAGCTGGGCCCGATGCAGTCGATGGTGACCACGCTCGGTGGCGCGCTCTTCGGCGGCCAGCTCGGGCAGGCGCTCGGCTCGCTCGCCGCCGAGGTGCTCTCGGCCGGCGACATCGGGCTTCCGCTCGGACCGGCCGGCACGGCCGCGTTGGTGCCGGCCAACATCCGGGCGTACGGCGAGGGCCTGGAGCTGCCGGAGGACGAGGTACGCCTCTACGTGGCGCTGCGGGAGGCCGCCCACCAGCGGCTCTTCGAGCACGTACCGTGGCTGCGCGGGCACATCCTGACCGCGGTGGAGATGTACGCCTCGGGGATCACGGTGAACCGGGAGGCGATCGAGGAGGCGATGGGCCGGATCGATCCGGGCAACCCGGAGTCGATGCAGGCGATCGCCCTGGAGGGGATCTTCACCCCGGACGACACCCCGGCCCAGAAGGCGTCGCTGGCCCGGCTGGAGACCGCCCTGGCGCTGGTCGAGGGGTGGGTCTGCCACGTGGTCGATTCGGCGGCCGCGGACCGGCTGCCGAACGTGGTCCGGCTCGGGGAGGCGTTCCGCCGTCGTCGGGCGGCCGGTGGGCCGGCCGAGCAGACCTTCGCGGCCCTGGTCGGGCTGGAACTGCGGCCCCGGCGGCTGCGGGAGGCGGCGGCGCTGTGGGCCGCGCTCACCGAGCACCGGGGCATCGCCGGGCGGGACGCGCTGTGGGGCCACCCGGACCTGCTCCCCTCCGACGAGGACTTCGCCGACCCGCAGGCGTACGCCCGCTCCCAGTTCGACGCCGGGGAGCTGGAGGGGTTCGATTTCGACGCCCCGCCGGCGGACGGACCGTCAGCGGACGGACCGCCGGCCGATGGCTCCGCCGGGCCCGACCGGGACTGA
- a CDS encoding DUF5679 domain-containing protein translates to MADQAQTYNGYCVKCKEKRDFEGRVEVSKTGMNMAKGKCPVCGTTVNRILGKAKV, encoded by the coding sequence GTGGCCGATCAGGCACAGACCTACAACGGTTACTGCGTGAAGTGCAAGGAGAAGCGTGATTTCGAGGGCAGGGTCGAGGTGTCCAAGACGGGCATGAACATGGCCAAGGGCAAGTGTCCCGTGTGTGGAACAACAGTCAACCGGATCCTGGGTAAGGCGAAGGTCTGA
- a CDS encoding phosphoribosylaminoimidazolesuccinocarboxamide synthase, translating to MELLHSGKVRDVYADGDDLILVASDRISVYDVVLPTPIPDKGRLLTALSLWWFDQLADLVPNHVISATDVPAEFAGRAVRCRRLEMVPVECIARGYLTGLGLREYQRDGAVSGVELPRGLVEASILPAPIFTPTTKAPVGEHDEFMTFAEVAAKVGAETAERLRETTLAVYRRGAELAAERGILVADTKLEFGWAPDGMLLLADEVLTSDSSRFWPADAYQPGRTQFSFDKQYVRDWAAGSGWDKTPPAPQVPAEVVEATRSRYVEVYERLTGHTW from the coding sequence GTGGAACTGCTGCATTCCGGCAAGGTCCGGGACGTGTACGCCGACGGCGACGACCTGATCCTGGTCGCCTCGGACCGGATCTCGGTCTACGACGTGGTGCTGCCCACCCCGATCCCGGACAAGGGCCGGCTGCTCACCGCGCTGTCGCTGTGGTGGTTCGACCAGCTCGCCGACCTGGTGCCCAACCACGTCATCTCCGCCACCGACGTGCCGGCCGAGTTCGCCGGCCGGGCGGTGCGCTGCCGCCGGCTGGAGATGGTCCCGGTCGAGTGCATCGCGCGCGGCTACCTGACCGGGCTGGGCCTGCGGGAGTACCAGCGCGACGGTGCCGTCTCCGGGGTCGAGCTGCCGCGCGGCCTGGTGGAGGCGTCGATCCTGCCGGCACCGATCTTCACCCCGACCACCAAGGCACCGGTGGGCGAGCACGATGAGTTCATGACCTTCGCCGAGGTGGCGGCGAAGGTGGGGGCCGAGACCGCCGAGCGACTGCGGGAGACGACCCTGGCGGTCTACCGGCGGGGCGCCGAGCTGGCCGCCGAGCGGGGGATTCTGGTGGCCGACACCAAGCTGGAGTTCGGCTGGGCGCCGGACGGCATGCTGCTGCTCGCCGACGAGGTGCTCACCTCGGACTCGTCCCGGTTCTGGCCGGCGGACGCGTACCAGCCGGGCCGGACCCAGTTCTCCTTCGACAAGCAGTACGTGCGGGACTGGGCGGCCGGCAGCGGCTGGGACAAGACCCCACCCGCGCCGCAGGTGCCGGCCGAGGTCGTCGAGGCGACCCGGTCCCGCTACGTCGAGGTGTACGAGCGCCTCACCGGCCACACCTGGTGA
- a CDS encoding excisionase family DNA-binding protein, which produces MADEVVVMALAVSPVAPDPQSVAVAAEALPRVQAYLRTHQDSSATVRLIDDEDGGQLVVPRGAVELLARVLAHMANGHSVSVVPAHAELTTQQAAELLNVSRPYLIGLLDAGEIEYRKVGTHRRVMAGSLLAYKHQDDARRRAAADELTQLAQEMDLT; this is translated from the coding sequence ATGGCAGATGAGGTGGTGGTCATGGCTCTGGCAGTAAGCCCGGTCGCACCCGACCCACAGTCGGTTGCGGTCGCGGCCGAGGCGCTTCCTCGCGTCCAGGCGTACCTCCGAACCCACCAGGACAGTTCAGCCACCGTCCGGCTGATCGACGATGAGGACGGCGGTCAGCTCGTGGTCCCCCGTGGCGCCGTTGAGCTGCTCGCCCGGGTGCTCGCGCATATGGCCAACGGGCACAGCGTTTCAGTCGTGCCGGCACACGCCGAGCTGACCACCCAGCAGGCCGCAGAGCTGCTCAACGTCTCCCGGCCATACCTGATCGGCTTATTGGACGCCGGCGAGATCGAATACCGGAAGGTCGGTACCCATCGACGTGTCATGGCCGGTTCGCTCCTGGCCTACAAGCACCAGGACGACGCACGACGTCGCGCAGCGGCCGACGAACTGACGCAGCTCGCGCAAGAGATGGATCTGACCTGA
- a CDS encoding extracellular solute-binding protein — protein MPPCLPSPAPRRPGARRLFGAALAALLALTVLTACGGEDDGPVDERVQLSIFWWGAERRAELTEQALNLYTERHPEVTFRVTWQGNTGYYDRLSTEAASGNAPDLFQIDDNYLTEYAERGITLDLTDYVNDNRLNLTNLPSSLAQYGQIGGRTMGVAAAENTPGMIYNKSLLERLGLPEPRIGMTYEEFIDWAVAVTERTDGETAGTMDPSADYKALWLWLRSEGKELYQGRQVGFTVEDLTRWFDLWQRARAAQATPEPAVITQANSGDVTRQLVATGQAATSFMWSNQLPELQKLTEDELAVVTYPGAPEAQWARASMYWAAFRGTRHPEIVIDVINFLTNDVAAGRILGTERGLSANLDVRAAVQESLTDESMRRSAVFETGMAERFGPAPVPPPKGHARVRALLLTAAEDAQFGRATTRDAAARFIAQANAALTAG, from the coding sequence GTGCCCCCTTGCCTGCCCTCCCCGGCGCCGCGCCGGCCCGGTGCCCGGCGCCTGTTCGGTGCCGCGCTCGCCGCCCTGCTCGCGTTGACCGTCCTCACCGCCTGCGGCGGCGAGGACGACGGGCCGGTCGACGAGCGGGTCCAGCTCTCGATCTTCTGGTGGGGCGCGGAGCGCCGGGCCGAGCTGACCGAGCAGGCGCTGAACCTCTACACCGAACGGCACCCCGAGGTCACCTTCCGGGTCACCTGGCAGGGCAACACCGGTTACTACGACCGGCTCTCCACCGAGGCGGCCAGCGGCAACGCCCCCGACCTGTTCCAGATCGACGACAACTACCTCACCGAGTACGCCGAACGCGGCATCACCCTGGACCTGACCGACTACGTCAACGACAACCGCCTCAACCTGACGAACCTGCCGAGCAGCCTCGCCCAGTACGGCCAGATCGGTGGCCGCACGATGGGGGTGGCCGCCGCCGAGAACACCCCCGGCATGATCTACAACAAGTCGCTGTTGGAGCGGCTCGGCCTGCCCGAACCGCGGATCGGCATGACGTACGAGGAGTTCATCGACTGGGCGGTCGCCGTGACCGAGCGCACCGACGGTGAGACCGCCGGCACGATGGACCCGTCCGCCGACTACAAGGCGCTCTGGCTCTGGCTGCGGTCGGAGGGCAAGGAGCTCTATCAGGGCCGGCAGGTCGGCTTCACGGTCGAGGACCTGACCCGCTGGTTCGACCTGTGGCAGCGCGCCCGCGCGGCGCAGGCCACCCCCGAACCGGCCGTCATCACCCAGGCGAACAGCGGTGACGTGACCCGGCAACTGGTCGCCACCGGGCAGGCCGCGACGTCGTTCATGTGGTCCAACCAGCTACCCGAGCTGCAGAAGCTGACCGAGGACGAGCTCGCCGTCGTCACCTACCCGGGGGCACCGGAGGCCCAGTGGGCGCGGGCCTCGATGTACTGGGCCGCGTTCCGGGGCACCCGGCATCCCGAGATCGTCATTGACGTGATCAACTTTCTGACCAACGATGTGGCGGCCGGTCGGATCCTCGGTACGGAACGCGGGCTGAGCGCGAACCTCGACGTGCGGGCCGCGGTCCAGGAGTCGCTCACCGACGAGAGCATGCGACGCTCCGCGGTCTTCGAGACCGGGATGGCCGAGCGGTTCGGTCCCGCTCCGGTGCCGCCGCCCAAGGGGCACGCCCGGGTCCGCGCCCTGCTGCTGACCGCGGCCGAGGACGCCCAGTTCGGCCGGGCCACCACCCGGGACGCGGCGGCCCGGTTCATCGCCCAGGCCAACGCCGCGCTCACCGCCGGATGA
- a CDS encoding M48 family metallopeptidase has translation MAGVRKPVVEVRRSQRRRRTVSAYRDGERVVVLIPDQFSRAEESEWVDRMLARLAAREGRCERSDAELLARARNLIGRYLSEHDRVAVPASVRWVTNQNGRWGSCTPADRTIRISHRIQEMPDWVIDYVLLHELAHLVVPSHNARFWALVGRYPKAERARGYLEGVAAASAAPG, from the coding sequence ATGGCTGGCGTACGCAAGCCCGTCGTCGAGGTGCGGCGCAGTCAGCGCCGACGCCGGACGGTGTCCGCCTACCGGGACGGTGAGCGGGTGGTTGTGCTCATCCCCGACCAGTTCTCCCGGGCCGAGGAGAGCGAGTGGGTCGACCGGATGCTGGCCCGGCTCGCCGCCCGGGAGGGCCGCTGTGAACGCTCCGACGCCGAACTGCTGGCCCGGGCCCGCAACCTGATCGGCCGGTACCTCAGCGAGCACGACCGGGTCGCGGTGCCGGCCAGCGTCCGCTGGGTCACCAACCAGAACGGCCGCTGGGGCTCCTGCACCCCGGCGGACCGGACGATCCGCATCTCCCACCGGATCCAGGAGATGCCGGACTGGGTGATCGACTACGTCCTGCTGCACGAGTTGGCCCACCTCGTGGTGCCGAGTCACAACGCCCGGTTCTGGGCGCTCGTCGGGCGGTACCCCAAGGCCGAACGCGCCCGCGGCTACCTGGAGGGTGTCGCCGCCGCGTCCGCCGCCCCGGGCTGA
- a CDS encoding helix-turn-helix transcriptional regulator, translating into MSSAHQDGGSIGGPTVRRMQLGARLRRLREANQVTRETAGYLIRASESKISRMELGRVGFKERDVADLLKLYGVTDEAERSELLSVVREANQPGWWHRFGDLLPTWFQYYLDLEAAASLIRTYEVQFVPGLLQTEEYARSVIMLGYGESGGEEVDRRVELRMIRKQVLDRSDNSRLWAVVDEAVLRRPIGGRKVMRGQLESLLEATELPGVRLQVIPFTAGGHAAAGGAFTILRFPDEELPDVVYFEYLTNALYIEKRDEVDRYAAAVSRLFIEAEPPTSTPDILRRMLREL; encoded by the coding sequence GTGAGCAGTGCTCATCAGGATGGCGGTTCGATAGGCGGGCCGACGGTCCGCAGGATGCAGCTGGGCGCCCGGCTGCGCCGGTTGCGGGAGGCCAACCAGGTCACCCGCGAGACGGCCGGCTACCTGATCCGGGCCTCCGAGTCCAAGATCAGCCGGATGGAGCTGGGCCGGGTCGGCTTCAAGGAGCGCGACGTCGCCGACCTGCTCAAGCTCTACGGAGTCACCGATGAGGCGGAGCGTTCGGAGCTGCTCTCCGTCGTCCGCGAGGCCAACCAGCCCGGCTGGTGGCACCGCTTCGGCGACCTGCTGCCCACCTGGTTCCAGTACTACCTGGACCTGGAGGCCGCGGCCAGCCTGATCCGTACCTACGAGGTCCAGTTCGTCCCCGGCCTGCTGCAGACCGAGGAGTACGCCCGCAGCGTCATCATGCTCGGCTACGGCGAATCCGGTGGCGAGGAGGTGGACCGTCGGGTCGAGCTCCGGATGATCCGCAAGCAGGTGCTGGACCGGTCCGACAACTCCCGGCTGTGGGCGGTGGTCGACGAGGCGGTGCTCCGCCGGCCGATCGGCGGTCGCAAGGTGATGCGTGGCCAGTTGGAGTCGTTGCTGGAGGCCACCGAGCTACCCGGCGTACGGCTGCAGGTGATCCCGTTCACCGCCGGTGGACACGCGGCCGCCGGTGGCGCGTTCACCATCCTGCGCTTCCCCGACGAGGAACTGCCGGATGTCGTCTACTTCGAGTACCTGACCAACGCCCTCTACATCGAGAAGCGCGACGAGGTGGACCGGTACGCGGCGGCGGTGAGCCGACTGTTCATCGAGGCGGAGCCGCCGACCAGCACGCCGGACATCCTGCGCCGCATGCTGCGCGAGCTCTAG
- a CDS encoding PIN domain-containing protein, with protein sequence MGTAARDWRVSGHERLIDSLKLPDPDDRHVLAAAIRARAQIIVTSNLRHFPADELRSWDIEAVSPDEFVRDQISLDRSTVYAAVQQIANSWRNPPGSVEDVLDRLERSGLGVSVAELRAGG encoded by the coding sequence ATGGGCACCGCCGCGCGAGACTGGCGGGTCAGCGGCCATGAGCGCCTCATCGACTCTCTGAAGCTGCCCGATCCCGACGACCGGCATGTGCTCGCCGCCGCCATCCGCGCACGCGCCCAGATCATCGTCACCTCCAACCTCCGTCACTTTCCCGCCGATGAACTGCGGTCCTGGGACATTGAGGCAGTGTCCCCGGACGAGTTCGTCCGCGATCAGATAAGCCTGGATCGCAGCACGGTGTACGCCGCTGTCCAGCAGATCGCCAATTCATGGCGGAATCCACCGGGCAGCGTCGAGGATGTGCTGGACCGCCTCGAACGATCTGGTCTCGGCGTCAGCGTCGCCGAGTTGCGGGCCGGAGGCTGA